The following proteins are encoded in a genomic region of Parafrankia discariae:
- a CDS encoding thiolase C-terminal domain-containing protein, translated as MRPLPELTPATEWFWTSGADGTLRVQGCSDCGQLVHPPVPICPKCRSRDWAPTEVSGRATVVGFTVNAQQWSPAMKPPYVIANVALAEDASVRLTTNIIGCEPKDVHIGQEVDVRFEQHEDVWLALFEPTGTTDPTDRVGEPNLPTPRAPLSSDRFEHRAVLSGIGRSAMGRRLMVDPLSLTVDACLKAVEDAGLRLEDIDGLSTYPGPGAAGMSEGGVSAVEEALRIHPTWTNGGGDLPGPGGSVITAMMAVASGLCRHVLCFRTVWESTYRALGLGQAPARVSNTSSLWRAPFGALSAANWIAMNANQYFHRYGADREMLAAIALNGRAGAARNPAAIYREPLTLDDYMSARPITTPFGLYDCDVPCDASIAVIVSDASVAGDLPKPAIRVEAVGTQILERVSWDQGIITHEPQVLGQSAHLWTRTDMRPSDVDLALVYDGFTFNAISWIEALGFCGIGEAKDWLDQGRRIAIDGELPINPHGGQLSEGRTHGYGFFYEAITQLRHEAGERQVADARTAVVTSGGGTPSGVLLLRRDGS; from the coding sequence ATGCGCCCACTCCCCGAGCTCACCCCCGCCACCGAGTGGTTCTGGACCTCCGGTGCCGACGGCACCCTGCGGGTGCAGGGCTGTTCCGACTGCGGCCAGCTCGTCCACCCGCCGGTACCGATCTGCCCGAAGTGCCGCAGCCGCGACTGGGCGCCGACGGAGGTGTCCGGCCGGGCCACGGTCGTCGGGTTCACCGTGAACGCGCAGCAGTGGTCACCGGCGATGAAGCCGCCCTACGTGATCGCCAACGTGGCGCTGGCGGAGGACGCCAGCGTCCGGCTGACCACGAACATCATCGGCTGCGAGCCGAAGGACGTGCACATCGGCCAGGAGGTCGACGTCCGCTTCGAGCAGCACGAGGATGTCTGGCTCGCCCTGTTCGAACCGACCGGAACGACCGACCCGACCGACCGCGTCGGCGAGCCGAACCTGCCCACCCCCCGCGCGCCGCTGAGCTCGGACCGCTTCGAGCACCGCGCGGTCCTCTCCGGCATCGGGCGCTCTGCGATGGGGCGCCGGCTGATGGTCGACCCGCTGTCACTGACCGTCGACGCCTGCCTCAAGGCGGTCGAGGACGCCGGTCTGCGGCTGGAGGACATCGACGGGCTCTCCACCTACCCGGGCCCCGGCGCGGCGGGGATGAGCGAGGGCGGGGTGAGCGCCGTCGAGGAGGCGCTGCGCATCCACCCGACCTGGACGAACGGCGGCGGCGACCTGCCTGGCCCGGGTGGCTCGGTCATCACCGCGATGATGGCGGTCGCCTCGGGCCTGTGCCGGCACGTGCTGTGCTTCCGGACGGTGTGGGAGTCCACCTACCGGGCGCTCGGCCTGGGCCAGGCGCCCGCGCGGGTCTCCAACACCTCGTCGCTGTGGCGCGCGCCGTTCGGGGCGCTGTCGGCGGCGAACTGGATCGCGATGAACGCCAACCAGTACTTCCACCGCTATGGCGCCGACCGGGAGATGCTCGCCGCGATCGCCCTCAACGGCCGGGCGGGCGCCGCGCGCAACCCGGCGGCCATCTACCGGGAGCCGCTGACCCTCGACGACTACATGTCGGCGCGGCCCATCACGACGCCGTTCGGGCTCTACGACTGCGACGTCCCGTGCGACGCGTCGATCGCGGTCATCGTCTCGGACGCCTCGGTGGCCGGCGACCTGCCGAAGCCGGCGATCCGGGTCGAGGCCGTCGGAACGCAGATCCTCGAGCGGGTCTCCTGGGACCAGGGCATCATCACCCACGAACCGCAGGTACTCGGCCAGTCCGCGCACCTGTGGACCAGGACCGACATGCGTCCCTCCGACGTCGACCTGGCCCTGGTCTACGACGGCTTCACCTTCAACGCGATCTCCTGGATCGAGGCGCTGGGGTTCTGCGGCATCGGCGAGGCCAAGGACTGGCTCGACCAGGGCCGGCGGATCGCGATCGACGGCGAGCTGCCGATCAACCCGCACGGCGGCCAGCTCTCCGAGGGCCGTACCCACGGGTACGGGTTCTTCTACGAGGCGATCACCCAGCTCCGCCACGAGGCCGGCGAGCGGCAGGTGGCCGACGCGCGGACGGCCGTGGTCACCTCCGGTGGCGGGACGCCGTCCGGCGTACTGCTCCTGCGGCGCGACGGCTCGTAA
- a CDS encoding PaaI family thioesterase produces MTTTTNSDDRVPDAHIINELGFRTTRVGDELHGSAAVVPEMFVPGTTSVRTSILATWADIVAGYMVLDFLQPRVPVTLDLDIHVHEPPRELERVDAVGRLVKKGRSVAVIEIELTGADGRGVAAGVASFMAAPDPAMLMDPEMMRRRELPVQRGRLRVPFAERARCELREPGVAVLAHGHDGINASRSLNGGLIALAAEEAALSLATGPTSLSVLALRYLRPVRTGPAVATATVGAGGLGRVEVRDSGDGDRLAVYAVTRTFPAAAGLGTQTAPAR; encoded by the coding sequence ATGACGACAACGACGAACAGCGACGACCGGGTGCCGGACGCGCACATCATCAATGAACTCGGGTTCCGGACGACCCGCGTGGGCGACGAGCTCCACGGATCCGCGGCGGTCGTCCCCGAGATGTTCGTGCCCGGCACGACCAGCGTCCGCACGTCGATCCTCGCCACCTGGGCGGACATCGTCGCGGGCTACATGGTGCTGGACTTCCTCCAGCCCCGCGTCCCGGTCACCCTCGACCTCGACATCCACGTCCACGAACCGCCGCGGGAGCTGGAGCGGGTCGACGCCGTCGGGCGCCTGGTGAAGAAGGGCAGGTCGGTCGCGGTCATCGAGATCGAGCTGACCGGCGCCGACGGCCGTGGTGTCGCCGCCGGCGTGGCCTCCTTCATGGCCGCCCCGGACCCGGCGATGCTGATGGACCCGGAGATGATGCGGCGCCGCGAGCTGCCCGTGCAGCGCGGGCGGCTGCGGGTCCCCTTCGCCGAGCGGGCGCGGTGCGAGCTCCGCGAGCCGGGTGTCGCCGTGCTGGCTCACGGGCATGACGGGATCAACGCGTCCCGCAGCCTCAACGGCGGGCTGATCGCCCTGGCGGCCGAGGAGGCCGCGCTGTCCCTTGCCACGGGCCCCACCAGTCTTTCGGTCCTGGCGCTGCGCTACCTGCGGCCGGTGCGGACCGGCCCCGCCGTCGCGACGGCGACCGTCGGAGCGGGCGGCCTCGGCCGGGTCGAGGTCCGGGACTCCGGCGACGGCGACCGACTCGCGGTCTACGCCGTGACCAGGACATTCCCGGCCGCGGCCGGCCTCGGCACCCAGACGGCCCCGGCCCGCTGA